A stretch of the Haloarcula ordinaria genome encodes the following:
- a CDS encoding ABC transporter permease — translation MTDGRLGGDAIAVYGLWKRDIVRFWRAKSRVVGLLLGPFFILVFFGFGFSDARFGAIPSSVSYLEYLVPGILGFTMLFSASFTGLAVLSDREVGFLKEILVAPVSRTAVVVGRIAGGATTTLLQALLILVLAIPLGFRPVSLWGVVVAVAFLVLIAATFIGLGLAMASQFKDTQGYNLIINFALFPLAFLSGAFFPLSNLPLPVRIVGYLNPLTYGVDGLRGALVGFSERALLVDFGAMVVAAVLTIAVGAALFRRVEAV, via the coding sequence ATGACTGACGGCCGTCTCGGCGGTGACGCCATCGCCGTCTACGGGCTCTGGAAACGCGATATCGTCAGGTTCTGGCGGGCCAAGAGCCGCGTCGTCGGCCTGCTGCTGGGCCCCTTCTTCATCCTCGTGTTCTTCGGGTTCGGGTTCAGCGACGCACGCTTCGGCGCGATTCCGTCGTCGGTCTCCTATCTGGAGTACCTCGTGCCCGGCATCCTCGGGTTCACGATGCTGTTCTCGGCCTCCTTCACCGGGCTAGCCGTCCTCTCGGACCGCGAGGTCGGGTTCCTCAAGGAGATTCTGGTCGCACCGGTGAGTCGAACCGCGGTCGTCGTCGGGCGCATCGCCGGCGGTGCGACGACGACGCTGCTCCAGGCGCTGCTCATCCTCGTCCTCGCAATCCCGCTGGGCTTTCGCCCGGTCTCGCTGTGGGGCGTCGTCGTCGCCGTCGCCTTCCTCGTGCTCATCGCCGCGACGTTCATCGGGCTGGGGCTGGCGATGGCCTCCCAGTTCAAGGATACGCAGGGGTACAACCTCATCATCAACTTTGCGCTGTTCCCGCTGGCCTTCCTCTCCGGGGCGTTCTTCCCGCTGTCGAACCTGCCGCTCCCGGTTCGCATCGTCGGCTACCTCAACCCGCTCACGTACGGCGTCGACGGCCTGCGCGGGGCGTTGGTCGGGTTCTCCGAACGTGCGCTCCTCGTCGACTTCGGCGCGATGGTCGTCGCGGCGGTGCTCACCATCGCCGTCGGCGCGGCGCTGTTCCGTCGAGTCGAAGCTGTCTGA
- a CDS encoding SDR family oxidoreductase gives MAKTVLITGASSGIGRATAEAFLADDWTVWATARDESDLSALPDGCVTAELDVTNARECERVVEDLIEAERRVDCLVNNAGYGQFGAVEDVSTEALDDQFDVNLYGPHRLIREVLPHMRAREDGTIVNLSDVAGKLAFPSQGVYAASKHAMEGLSDALRAEVAQYDVDVVLVEPGPVASGFEDRAVDEREATGATGAYDWLYEAADDARLSGVTDAFAVTPEAVALTIRDAANASDPRPRYPVGEAARVLLLARFLPPRWRDAAVGIVRKFA, from the coding sequence ATGGCGAAGACGGTGCTGATAACGGGCGCGTCCTCCGGAATCGGGCGAGCGACTGCCGAGGCATTCCTGGCCGACGACTGGACGGTCTGGGCGACCGCACGCGACGAGTCGGACCTGTCGGCCCTCCCCGACGGGTGCGTGACGGCCGAACTCGACGTGACGAACGCCCGTGAGTGCGAGCGTGTCGTCGAGGACCTAATCGAGGCGGAACGGCGCGTCGACTGTCTCGTGAACAACGCCGGCTACGGCCAGTTCGGCGCCGTCGAGGACGTCTCGACCGAGGCCCTCGACGACCAGTTCGACGTCAACCTCTACGGCCCGCATCGACTGATTCGCGAGGTCCTCCCGCACATGCGAGCCCGCGAGGACGGGACCATCGTCAACCTCTCCGACGTCGCCGGGAAGCTCGCCTTCCCGAGTCAGGGCGTCTACGCCGCCTCCAAACACGCGATGGAGGGGCTGAGCGACGCCCTGCGGGCCGAAGTAGCCCAGTACGACGTCGACGTGGTGCTCGTCGAGCCCGGGCCGGTCGCCTCCGGGTTCGAGGACCGGGCCGTCGACGAACGCGAGGCGACGGGCGCGACGGGGGCCTACGACTGGCTCTACGAGGCCGCAGACGACGCGCGCCTTTCGGGCGTCACCGACGCCTTCGCCGTCACGCCCGAAGCGGTGGCGCTGACGATTCGGGACGCGGCGAACGCCAGCGACCCGCGCCCGCGGTATCCCGTCGGCGAGGCGGCCCGCGTCCTGTTGCTCGCGCGGTTCCTCCCGCCCCGCTGGCGTGACGCCGCCGTCGGCATCGTCCGGAAGTTCGCCTGA
- a CDS encoding ABC transporter ATP-binding protein yields MHAIEVDGLTRRYGDLVAVDGVSFSVAEGEILGLLGPNGAGKSTLVNTLCTLLRPSDGTARVAGHDVRTDPGAVRASIGVVFQEPALDEELTGIENLRFHGRLYGLRGDYRRERIETVLDLVDLADDRDKPVGEYSGGMARRLELARGLLHEPAVLFLDEPTVGLDAGTRKTVREYVARLNREAGVTVVLTTHYMEEADALCDRVAIVDDGNVVALDTPDALKADLGGDVVRLGTDDPDAVASAFRNTPWIRSVTTTDDDITVGVDDGERRVAALVTAASEVSAISTVSVDRPTLERVFLTLTGRTVDEAEAGASGTPISPVAGEDDDD; encoded by the coding sequence ATGCACGCAATCGAGGTCGACGGGCTCACGCGGCGCTACGGCGACCTGGTCGCCGTCGACGGGGTCTCGTTCTCGGTCGCCGAGGGCGAGATACTCGGCCTGCTCGGGCCGAACGGGGCCGGCAAGTCGACGCTCGTCAACACGCTCTGTACCCTCCTCCGGCCCAGCGACGGGACCGCTCGCGTCGCCGGGCACGACGTCCGCACGGACCCGGGCGCCGTCCGGGCGAGCATCGGCGTGGTCTTCCAGGAGCCGGCGCTTGACGAGGAGCTCACCGGTATCGAGAACCTCCGGTTCCACGGCCGGCTGTACGGCCTCCGTGGCGACTATCGACGCGAACGCATCGAGACGGTCCTTGACCTGGTCGACCTCGCCGACGACCGCGACAAGCCAGTCGGCGAGTACTCCGGCGGGATGGCCCGCCGGCTCGAACTCGCCCGCGGGTTGCTCCACGAACCGGCCGTCCTCTTCCTCGACGAACCGACCGTCGGCCTCGACGCAGGCACCCGAAAGACCGTCCGTGAGTACGTCGCCCGCCTGAACCGGGAGGCCGGCGTCACCGTCGTCCTGACGACCCACTACATGGAGGAGGCCGACGCGCTCTGTGACCGGGTGGCCATCGTCGACGACGGGAACGTGGTCGCACTCGATACGCCCGACGCGCTGAAAGCCGACCTCGGCGGCGACGTGGTCCGGCTGGGGACCGACGATCCCGACGCCGTCGCGAGTGCCTTCCGGAACACGCCCTGGATTCGGTCGGTGACCACGACGGACGACGATATCACCGTCGGGGTCGACGACGGGGAACGACGTGTCGCGGCGCTCGTCACCGCCGCCAGCGAGGTGAGCGCCATCTCGACGGTCTCTGTGGACCGGCCGACGCTCGAACGCGTCTTCCTCACGCTGACCGGTCGGACGGTCGACGAGGCCGAGGCGGGAGCCAGCGGGACCCCCATCTCGCCGGTCGCCGGGGAGGACGACGATGACTGA
- a CDS encoding sodium:calcium antiporter has product MLVEIVLFLAGLAGLVFGADRAVTSAGDLALYYGVSPFFIGVTLISVGTSVPEMVTSIYASYYGAGDLVVGNIVGSETTQITLAIAVVAFIAPFVVERRNVLIYGSAMILAMIIMILTLDDGIINRSEGLLMMLAYVQFIYTLYTNEGGTEITEEVIEEPRTPEQTFPWIAGGLVLVVVGGQLMVTNGVALAQLVGLPQYLIGLLTGLGTTLPEIVIAGIAAAEGRSGISVGSILGSNITDPVFSLGIGAVFFDVVLADPGAVQPSLLYMLGVSIFVLGLFYWRRGIDRPAAVVCLLLYFPSFFLL; this is encoded by the coding sequence ATGCTCGTCGAGATCGTACTGTTCCTCGCCGGCCTCGCTGGCCTCGTCTTCGGGGCCGACCGAGCCGTCACGTCGGCCGGCGACCTCGCGCTGTACTACGGCGTCTCACCCTTCTTCATCGGGGTGACACTCATCTCGGTCGGAACCTCTGTCCCGGAGATGGTCACGTCCATCTACGCCTCCTATTACGGCGCGGGCGACCTCGTGGTGGGCAACATCGTCGGTTCGGAGACGACCCAGATCACGCTCGCCATCGCCGTCGTCGCGTTCATCGCCCCCTTCGTCGTCGAGCGGCGCAACGTCCTCATCTACGGCTCGGCGATGATTCTGGCGATGATAATCATGATTCTGACGCTCGACGACGGCATCATCAACCGCTCGGAGGGACTCCTGATGATGCTCGCGTACGTCCAGTTCATCTATACCCTGTACACGAACGAGGGTGGCACGGAAATCACAGAGGAGGTAATCGAGGAGCCCCGGACGCCCGAACAGACGTTCCCGTGGATCGCCGGCGGGCTGGTGCTCGTGGTCGTGGGCGGCCAGCTGATGGTCACCAACGGCGTCGCGCTCGCCCAACTGGTCGGGCTCCCTCAGTACCTCATCGGACTGCTGACTGGGCTGGGAACGACGCTGCCCGAGATCGTCATCGCCGGCATCGCCGCCGCCGAGGGGCGGAGTGGTATCTCTGTCGGGTCCATCCTGGGGAGCAACATCACCGACCCGGTGTTCTCGCTCGGTATCGGGGCCGTCTTCTTCGACGTCGTGCTCGCCGACCCCGGCGCGGTCCAGCCGTCGCTCCTGTACATGCTCGGCGTCTCCATCTTCGTCCTCGGCCTGTTCTACTGGCGGCGGGGCATCGACCGTCCGGCCGCAGTGGTCTGTCTCCTGCTGTACTTCCCGTCGTTCTTCCTGTTGTAA
- a CDS encoding glycerate kinase type-2 family protein yields MIRESDALARSPAHECALDCIEAGIEAAHPRTVVGAAVQRTGSQLRIDDAVYDLDAFERVVVLGGGKAAAQVAGELEAVLGDALTGGVVVTDDPEASDRVTVREGDHPVPSQRGVEGADAVLDEAWAADASTLVLAVITGGGSALLPAPVEAIGLEALQSVTDALLASGATIDEINTVRKHCSRLKGGRLAAAAAPATVATLVFSDVVGDDLSVIASGPTVPDGTTFADALAVLDRYDIDAPAVRDHLQAGVDGDEAETPSAGDPAFDRVSTHVLADAWTALEAARSTAADHGYETLVLSSRLRGEAREVGLTHLAVAEELVATGNPVDPPAVVLSGGELTVTVRGDGEGGPNQEFALAGAIDLPAGAVLAAVDTDGRDGASDAAGALVDSETVTDVAAARDALDDNDAGGYLGDRDARIVTGRTGTNVNDLRVLVVD; encoded by the coding sequence ATGATTCGAGAATCCGACGCACTCGCGCGGTCGCCGGCCCACGAGTGCGCTCTCGACTGTATCGAGGCCGGTATCGAGGCCGCACACCCGCGGACCGTGGTCGGCGCGGCGGTTCAGCGCACGGGCAGCCAGCTCCGCATCGACGACGCCGTCTACGACCTGGACGCCTTCGAGCGCGTCGTCGTCCTGGGCGGCGGGAAGGCCGCCGCACAGGTCGCGGGCGAACTCGAGGCCGTCCTCGGCGACGCGCTGACGGGCGGCGTGGTCGTCACCGACGACCCCGAGGCCAGCGACCGGGTGACCGTCCGCGAGGGCGACCACCCGGTCCCCAGCCAGCGAGGCGTCGAGGGGGCCGACGCGGTGCTCGACGAAGCCTGGGCCGCCGACGCGTCGACGCTCGTCCTCGCCGTTATCACGGGCGGCGGGAGCGCGCTGCTCCCCGCACCGGTCGAGGCCATCGGCCTCGAAGCACTCCAATCGGTCACCGACGCACTGCTGGCCTCGGGCGCGACCATCGACGAGATAAACACCGTCCGGAAGCACTGTTCGCGGCTCAAAGGTGGGCGACTCGCGGCGGCGGCCGCGCCCGCCACGGTGGCGACGCTCGTCTTCTCCGACGTGGTCGGCGACGACCTCTCGGTCATCGCCAGCGGGCCGACGGTGCCCGACGGGACGACGTTCGCCGACGCGCTGGCGGTCCTGGACCGGTACGACATCGACGCGCCCGCGGTCCGCGACCACCTCCAGGCCGGCGTCGACGGGGACGAAGCCGAGACGCCCTCGGCGGGTGACCCGGCGTTCGACCGCGTCTCGACGCACGTCCTCGCGGACGCCTGGACCGCGCTTGAAGCGGCCCGCTCGACGGCAGCGGACCACGGCTACGAGACGCTGGTGCTCTCCTCGCGCCTGCGCGGCGAGGCACGGGAGGTCGGCCTGACCCACCTCGCGGTCGCTGAGGAGCTGGTAGCGACTGGCAACCCGGTCGACCCGCCCGCAGTCGTTCTCTCGGGCGGCGAACTGACCGTCACGGTCCGGGGGGACGGCGAGGGAGGGCCGAACCAGGAGTTCGCGCTCGCGGGCGCCATCGACCTGCCGGCAGGGGCCGTCCTCGCCGCCGTGGACACCGACGGCCGCGACGGTGCGAGCGATGCCGCTGGCGCACTCGTCGACAGCGAGACTGTCACTGACGTGGCCGCCGCTCGGGACGCGCTCGACGACAACGACGCCGGCGGCTACCTGGGAGACCGGGACGCCCGTATCGTCACCGGTCGGACCGGGACGAACGTCAACGACCTGCGCGTGCTGGTGGTCGACTAG
- a CDS encoding ArsA family ATPase has translation MTELDVEAVDQVTTPDGIDAPDYVLYGGKGGVGKTTCAAATALASARDGTETLVVSTDPAHSLSDTLEANIGATPTRIREDVPLFAAEIDPEAAMGDGPLGMEEGALGGLGEMLGGEGMPGGPGGDDPVGGEDGLLGGSMPGADEAAAMRLLLQYVDDDRFDRVVIDTAPTGHTLRLLELPETMDSMVGKILQLRERFSGMLGNLTGMFGDDGDVDPEAGIEDLQELSDRIEHLRAILRDPTKTDFRVVMVPEELSVVESERLLDQLEAFGIPVGTIVVNRLMQDPKEILGEDVDIEGPNHADCSFCARRWDVQQEALRRSQDLFRGHEVRRVPLLAEEVHGERLLSVVAACLD, from the coding sequence ATGACCGAACTCGACGTCGAGGCAGTCGACCAGGTGACGACGCCGGACGGCATCGACGCACCCGACTACGTGCTCTACGGCGGGAAGGGCGGCGTCGGGAAGACGACGTGTGCGGCCGCGACGGCGCTCGCGTCGGCCCGCGACGGGACAGAGACGCTCGTCGTCTCGACGGACCCCGCCCACTCGCTGTCCGACACGCTCGAAGCGAACATCGGCGCGACGCCGACCCGTATCCGCGAGGACGTCCCGCTGTTCGCCGCGGAGATCGACCCCGAGGCGGCCATGGGCGACGGCCCCCTCGGGATGGAGGAGGGCGCGCTCGGCGGCCTCGGCGAGATGCTCGGCGGCGAGGGGATGCCGGGTGGCCCCGGGGGAGACGACCCGGTCGGCGGCGAGGACGGCCTGCTCGGCGGGTCGATGCCCGGGGCCGACGAGGCCGCGGCGATGCGCCTCCTGCTCCAGTACGTCGACGACGACCGGTTCGACCGTGTCGTCATCGACACCGCACCGACCGGCCACACGCTCCGGCTGCTGGAACTGCCCGAGACGATGGACTCGATGGTCGGGAAGATCCTCCAGTTGCGCGAGCGGTTCTCGGGGATGCTCGGGAACCTCACCGGGATGTTCGGCGACGACGGGGACGTCGACCCCGAGGCGGGTATCGAGGACCTCCAGGAGCTGAGCGACCGCATCGAGCACCTGCGGGCGATACTGCGTGACCCCACGAAGACCGACTTCCGGGTCGTGATGGTGCCCGAAGAGCTCTCCGTCGTGGAGTCGGAGCGCCTGCTCGACCAGCTCGAGGCGTTCGGCATCCCGGTCGGGACCATCGTCGTCAACCGGCTGATGCAGGACCCCAAAGAGATTCTGGGCGAAGACGTCGACATCGAGGGGCCGAACCACGCCGACTGCTCGTTCTGTGCCCGCCGCTGGGACGTCCAACAGGAGGCGCTGCGCCGCTCGCAGGACCTCTTCCGTGGTCACGAGGTCCGGCGGGTACCGCTGCTGGCCGAGGAGGTGCACGGCGAGCGGCTGCTGTCGGTGGTCGCGGCCTGTCTCGACTAG
- a CDS encoding DUF7563 family protein, with amino-acid sequence MPECQNCGNFVTEQYVRVFTPEAVESQGPRVCPNCEDKLRDGADVREARSSRQ; translated from the coding sequence ATGCCCGAGTGCCAGAACTGCGGAAATTTCGTCACAGAGCAGTACGTACGGGTTTTTACGCCAGAAGCAGTCGAGTCCCAGGGCCCGAGGGTCTGCCCGAACTGCGAAGATAAACTACGCGACGGTGCGGACGTTCGCGAGGCGCGCTCCTCGCGCCAGTAG
- a CDS encoding ATP-dependent DNA helicase: MRDSAQTGDEAWRSYFGFEEPYENQADAVERAIEAGKSRGFLAMEGPCGTGKTMAALTAAATLVKDTDLYDRLLVVTPVKQQLDQFVDDLRTLNAGLEDPLSGIALVGKRDLCPYGREGLFPDDASTHERCEDLREATARLVEDDGRSSSAAVAETAIQNEVEDEDQWWDPRKAQDLAAAARPDAVEQATLGEDSLETAGVASPYRPSQPTAPESMAESDDPPLYCPFEADWYARDKGSPVDFTVGEHTVATIDEYLPAAVERGTCPHRVMGVLLDEADVVVGNYNHLFDPGSRPLLSSVLDDRTFVVVDEAHRLEGRVRDLLSDRVGRQTLTQARNDCNLLVQRAQQSSDHKAQVREILSAREVPLEAVDHARKFYEDVRRWLDDRIESHLDAEHEGWRADPSVLPEHDREIPLRDPDTVEQDELTEWAEQQGYDGQLWRSLAKIGAAVEDAIDQLGLNRQPVCAAVGVVAGQWWERDHSTFLREIALEHSPADGRHVDADYQAVYTPGLLCYNCMPARALEEVFDELGGGVLMSATLEPLDVFTRVSGLEALGEQSGDDEPGRPVRSATYDLPFPPANRASYLVDARPFTARNRGDPEAMKPLGEHWNPTRDEYAQALRALARSPGNVMLAMPNYREARWAGAYLEDAVEKSVVVDEASSNEETDRRKRRFFRGEGKVLVTSTRGTLTEGVDYDGAKLSTCAVVGVPLVNIGSPRIRAVQRAYGDAFGEDNAFEYALTVPAVRRARQAIGRVIRGVDEVGVRAFVGRRYTPNARHSVYPYLPEGEREEFTTMTPEFLAGQLDRFWSTHGG, encoded by the coding sequence ATGCGAGATTCGGCCCAGACCGGCGACGAGGCGTGGCGCTCGTACTTCGGCTTCGAAGAGCCCTACGAGAACCAGGCCGACGCCGTCGAACGGGCCATCGAGGCGGGGAAGTCGCGGGGGTTCCTCGCGATGGAGGGGCCCTGCGGGACGGGCAAGACGATGGCCGCGCTCACCGCCGCGGCGACGCTGGTCAAGGATACCGACCTCTACGACCGCCTGCTGGTCGTCACACCCGTCAAACAGCAGCTCGACCAGTTCGTCGACGACCTGCGGACGCTGAACGCCGGCCTCGAGGACCCGCTTTCCGGCATCGCACTCGTCGGCAAGCGCGACCTCTGCCCGTACGGGCGCGAGGGACTGTTCCCCGACGACGCGAGCACGCACGAGCGCTGTGAGGACCTCCGGGAGGCGACGGCCCGACTCGTCGAGGACGACGGGCGGTCGAGCAGCGCCGCCGTCGCCGAGACGGCCATCCAGAACGAGGTCGAGGACGAGGACCAGTGGTGGGACCCCCGCAAGGCCCAGGACCTCGCGGCAGCCGCCCGGCCAGACGCCGTCGAGCAGGCCACGCTCGGCGAAGACAGCCTGGAGACAGCCGGGGTGGCCTCGCCCTACCGACCCAGCCAGCCGACCGCCCCGGAGTCCATGGCCGAGAGCGACGACCCGCCGCTGTACTGTCCCTTCGAGGCCGACTGGTACGCCCGCGACAAGGGGTCACCGGTCGACTTCACCGTCGGCGAGCACACCGTCGCGACCATCGACGAGTACCTCCCGGCGGCCGTCGAGCGGGGCACCTGCCCCCATCGGGTGATGGGCGTGCTGCTGGACGAGGCGGACGTCGTCGTCGGCAACTACAACCACCTGTTCGACCCCGGCTCGCGGCCGCTGCTGTCCTCGGTGCTGGACGACCGGACCTTCGTCGTGGTCGACGAGGCCCACCGGCTCGAAGGGCGGGTTCGGGACCTGCTCTCGGACAGGGTGGGCCGACAGACGCTCACGCAGGCCCGCAACGACTGCAACCTGCTGGTCCAGCGCGCCCAGCAGAGCAGCGACCACAAGGCACAGGTCCGGGAGATACTGTCGGCCCGAGAGGTGCCACTGGAGGCCGTCGACCACGCCAGGAAGTTCTACGAGGACGTGCGCCGGTGGCTGGACGACCGCATCGAGTCACACCTCGACGCCGAGCACGAGGGGTGGCGCGCCGACCCGAGCGTCCTCCCCGAACACGACCGGGAGATACCACTGCGTGACCCCGATACGGTCGAGCAGGACGAGCTGACAGAGTGGGCCGAACAGCAGGGGTACGACGGCCAGCTGTGGCGGTCGCTCGCGAAAATCGGTGCCGCCGTCGAGGACGCTATCGACCAGCTGGGCCTCAACCGCCAGCCGGTGTGTGCCGCCGTCGGCGTCGTCGCCGGCCAGTGGTGGGAGCGCGACCACTCGACGTTCCTCCGCGAGATAGCGCTCGAGCACTCGCCAGCGGACGGGCGCCACGTCGACGCCGACTACCAGGCTGTGTACACGCCAGGCCTCCTCTGTTACAACTGCATGCCTGCGAGGGCGCTCGAGGAGGTGTTCGACGAGCTGGGTGGCGGGGTCCTGATGAGCGCCACGCTCGAACCGCTGGACGTCTTCACCCGCGTCTCCGGTCTCGAGGCGCTAGGCGAGCAGTCGGGCGACGACGAACCGGGCCGCCCAGTTCGCTCGGCCACGTACGACCTCCCCTTCCCGCCGGCGAACCGGGCCTCCTACCTGGTCGACGCGCGCCCCTTCACCGCCCGGAATCGGGGCGACCCGGAGGCGATGAAGCCACTGGGCGAGCACTGGAACCCGACGCGCGACGAGTACGCACAGGCCCTGCGGGCGCTCGCGCGCTCGCCGGGCAACGTCATGCTCGCCATGCCGAACTACCGAGAGGCGCGGTGGGCCGGGGCCTACCTCGAGGACGCCGTCGAGAAATCCGTCGTCGTCGACGAGGCCTCCAGCAACGAGGAGACCGACCGGCGCAAGCGGCGGTTCTTCCGCGGCGAGGGGAAGGTGCTCGTCACCTCCACGCGGGGGACGCTGACCGAGGGCGTCGACTACGACGGCGCGAAGCTCTCGACCTGCGCGGTCGTCGGGGTCCCGCTAGTGAACATCGGGTCGCCCCGAATCAGGGCCGTTCAGCGGGCCTACGGCGACGCCTTCGGCGAGGACAACGCCTTCGAGTACGCGCTGACGGTGCCGGCGGTCCGCCGCGCCCGGCAGGCCATCGGCCGCGTCATCCGCGGCGTCGACGAGGTGGGCGTCCGCGCGTTCGTCGGCCGGCGCTACACGCCCAACGCGCGCCACTCGGTGTACCCGTACCTCCCCGAGGGCGAACGCGAGGAGTTCACGACGATGACACCGGAGTTCCTCGCGGGACAGCTCGACCGGTTCTGGTCGACCCACGGCGGCTAG
- a CDS encoding endonuclease V, whose protein sequence is MEIVRPEFVPDPSLARDEMAALQRDIAEAAVFEDDISFDVASLRIDSDQRTLGDAGTTDATPLVAGVDQAFVGDRAVSAVVVLRDGEVVDEVTAVEPVTVPYIPGLLAFREGGVILAAFEKLTSSPDVVLVDGSGRIHYREAGLATHIGVALDVPTVGVAKNLLCGAPRASLDRKLPVGERIGIEADADVETAPDGTLIGYAVQTRQYDSPNRHINPLIVSPGHRVSAATAADVVAATVTDYKLPEPTRLADRAADAAKDAVEST, encoded by the coding sequence ATGGAGATTGTTCGCCCCGAGTTCGTCCCCGACCCGTCGCTCGCTCGCGACGAGATGGCGGCGCTCCAGCGCGACATCGCCGAGGCGGCCGTCTTCGAGGACGACATCTCGTTCGACGTCGCGTCGCTCCGAATCGACAGCGACCAGCGGACGCTTGGCGACGCCGGGACTACAGACGCGACCCCGCTCGTCGCCGGCGTCGACCAGGCGTTCGTCGGCGACCGGGCCGTCTCGGCGGTCGTCGTCCTGCGGGACGGCGAGGTCGTCGACGAAGTGACGGCCGTGGAACCAGTCACCGTTCCGTACATCCCCGGACTCCTCGCCTTCCGCGAGGGCGGGGTCATCCTCGCGGCGTTCGAGAAACTGACGTCCAGCCCGGACGTCGTCCTCGTCGACGGCAGCGGCCGTATCCACTACCGCGAGGCCGGGCTGGCGACGCATATCGGCGTCGCGCTGGACGTGCCGACGGTCGGCGTCGCGAAGAACCTCCTCTGTGGGGCCCCGCGGGCCTCGCTGGACCGGAAACTCCCCGTCGGCGAGCGAATCGGCATCGAAGCGGACGCCGACGTCGAGACGGCGCCCGACGGGACGCTCATCGGCTACGCCGTCCAGACCCGCCAGTACGACTCGCCGAACCGGCACATCAATCCCCTCATCGTGAGTCCCGGTCATCGAGTGAGCGCTGCGACCGCTGCCGACGTCGTCGCGGCGACGGTCACGGACTACAAGTTGCCCGAGCCTACCCGACTCGCGGACCGCGCGGCCGACGCTGCGAAGGACGCTGTCGAATCGACCTGA
- a CDS encoding rhomboid family intramembrane serine protease, producing MAKCDVCGKSESMPYQCGHCGGTYCAEHRLPEAHDCPGLDNWDDPGGVFDSGFDDSVTTSQSTNSGGLADRVGLDTGPGGLFGYFRGNMTYVFLAAMVITFVAEQIVIELFGFGTFRDIFVLHPNNPQYVWTWVTSVFAHDPSGFFHILGNGIVIYFFGQIVERQLGSKRFTIFFLASGMLAGLGQIALQFAQGSAYGVLGASGAALAILAFLTVLNPELRVYLYFLIPVPIWAITGFYLFASIFGSLSPLGAGLLGGDIAHTAHLIGLAIGLWYGNKVKSRARVPQSLQFGRGPGGPGGPGGPGGPGRRRP from the coding sequence ATGGCGAAGTGCGACGTGTGTGGCAAGTCAGAAAGCATGCCATACCAGTGTGGGCACTGTGGCGGGACGTACTGTGCCGAACACCGGCTGCCGGAGGCACACGACTGTCCGGGGCTCGACAACTGGGACGACCCCGGCGGCGTGTTCGACAGCGGGTTCGACGACAGCGTGACGACGAGCCAGTCCACGAACTCCGGTGGACTGGCCGACCGGGTGGGACTGGACACCGGGCCGGGGGGCCTCTTCGGCTACTTCCGGGGGAACATGACCTACGTCTTCCTGGCGGCCATGGTAATCACGTTCGTCGCCGAACAAATCGTGATCGAGCTGTTCGGTTTCGGGACGTTCCGGGACATCTTCGTCCTGCACCCGAACAACCCGCAGTACGTCTGGACGTGGGTGACTTCCGTCTTCGCCCACGACCCCAGCGGGTTCTTCCACATCCTCGGGAACGGCATCGTCATCTACTTCTTCGGCCAGATCGTCGAGCGCCAGCTCGGCTCGAAGCGGTTCACGATATTCTTCCTCGCCTCGGGGATGCTCGCGGGGCTCGGCCAGATAGCACTGCAGTTCGCCCAGGGGAGCGCCTACGGCGTCCTCGGGGCCAGCGGGGCCGCGCTGGCCATCCTCGCCTTCCTGACGGTGCTGAACCCTGAACTCCGGGTCTACCTCTACTTCCTCATCCCGGTCCCCATCTGGGCCATCACCGGATTCTACCTGTTTGCGAGCATCTTCGGGTCGCTCTCGCCGCTTGGGGCCGGCCTGCTCGGCGGCGATATCGCCCACACGGCCCACCTCATCGGCCTGGCGATCGGGCTCTGGTACGGGAACAAGGTCAAGAGCCGGGCGCGGGTCCCACAGAGTCTCCAGTTCGGTCGCGGCCCGGGCGGACCGGGTGGCCCCGGCGGCCCCGGCGGCCCCGGCCGGCGTCGCCCCTGA